TTATAAAATCAAAAACGTACTTGAGAAACCCCCAGTTTTGGGTGTCACGGATTCGTTGACGGTAAATGTCCGCCAATGCTATAGAATCCATTGCTTTAACCAAGTCGTGGGGATCGGTTAAGTGGTATGGGGCGTTTTCATAAACCCAATGAAATAGCATGTCAGGGTCCACATCAGCGCTACCTGCTACTTTTTTGGCTTCCCATCCATCCCGAGAATAAAATATGGTTTGCATAACCTTGAAAATTTCTTCTTTTCGGTCACGTCCAGACAGCCAAGCCACATCTTCTTTTGTTAAACGAGTTTTGCCTTGAGCTAAAGCCTGAAGATCATTAACTGCTGACCTTACGTCCCGTCCTGCACGTTCAACAATTAATTTCAAAGCCTCTTCGTCGACGGTGATTCCCTCTTTTTCACAGATTCGTTTCAGATGAGTTACACCTTCGCGGATTGTGGGGTTTTTGAAATCAACAACTAAACTGTATTTTCTGAGGGTAGTAAAACGGCTACTATAAGCATCATTTGCTGTAAGAATAATCGGACTTCGGCTTTCTTTCAAAATTTTTGTGAGCTCTTTAAGTCCACCGCGGTCCACTTGACCAGCAATTCCGTCCACTTCATCCAGCAAAATCAACCGTTTTCCACCAAACAACGTAGCATACTGTGAAGCCAAACCCGCAAATCGCTTTATAGCATCTGCCGTTCGGTAGTCGCTGGCATTTTTTTCAACCAATTCCATGTTTAATTCTTTGGCAATGGTTTCAACTGTTACTGTTTTACCCACACCTGGAGACCCACACAAAAGCGCAGCCCGTTTCTCTGGAATCCCATTATCCCAAGATTTCAGCCAATCTCGAACTGCCTCTTTGGCTTTTTTGTTGCCCACTATTTCGTCAAGGGTTTGGGGCTTGTGTTTTTGGGTCCAAGTGGTGGACAAACGGTTATACTCCTCGTTTAAGTTCTTGACCAGCTTCAGTCATACGAGCAAGCAAGGCACTTAACTGAACTTCCACGTCAGCACCCTGAACCATACGAAAATCAGCTTCTCCGATGGCTTCACTGAGGGTTACTTTCCAAGAATCCGGAAGCATCGACCGAAAAACTGCCCCATGAATCTGCTTGATAATGTCGCTTCCCGCAACGCCATATTTCATTATCATGTCACGGAGCTGCTTTCTAGCACCTAAAAAGTCACCCTTCATGGCTGTTTTTAGCATTTCGTTAACGTCTTCAGGGTTTGCGTGACCAATAACAGAATAAACAGTTTCCGCATCAATCACCTTCCCCATAGAAGCCGCAGCCTGAATGGTATTAGTTGCCCGACGAAGGTCACCTTGGCTTACTTCAAAGATGGCATCATAGCCCTCATCTAAGATTTTGATGTCTTCTTTGTCGATGATGTTTTGCAAGTAACGGTTCTGGTCCACCTGAGACAAATAACTAAACCGAAACGGCGCACACCGTGACTGCAAGGGATCAATTATTTTGCCGCTGTAGTTGGCAATCATAATAAAACGACAAGTTTCAGTGAAACGTTCCATGGTTCGTCTTAACGCTTGCTGAGCATCTGAAGTCATGTTGTCGGCTTCGTCAAGAATCAGTATCTTGAAAGGAATTTCCCCAATAGAACGGGTTCGAGCAAAGGTTTTCACTGTTTCGCGGACCATTTTG
This is a stretch of genomic DNA from Candidatus Bathyarchaeum sp.. It encodes these proteins:
- a CDS encoding replication factor C large subunit, with product MSTTWTQKHKPQTLDEIVGNKKAKEAVRDWLKSWDNGIPEKRAALLCGSPGVGKTVTVETIAKELNMELVEKNASDYRTADAIKRFAGLASQYATLFGGKRLILLDEVDGIAGQVDRGGLKELTKILKESRSPIILTANDAYSSRFTTLRKYSLVVDFKNPTIREGVTHLKRICEKEGITVDEEALKLIVERAGRDVRSAVNDLQALAQGKTRLTKEDVAWLSGRDRKEEIFKVMQTIFYSRDGWEAKKVAGSADVDPDMLFHWVYENAPYHLTDPHDLVKAMDSIALADIYRQRIRDTQNWGFLKYVFDFITSGVAAARQNSKSSGWIPFRFPSKIRMLSTTKRERALKFSMGMKIRKKCHVGAIRSEKDVLPYLRVIFQNNPEMAAGLADWFEFDEDMIEYLAGGKKRQTKAILAKMD
- a CDS encoding replication factor C small subunit, whose amino-acid sequence is MWAEKYRPKSLNNIINQKEIVDRLKSFAKAKNVPHCIFAGPPGTGKTTAALCLARDLYGDRYREYMMELNASDERGIKMVRETVKTFARTRSIGEIPFKILILDEADNMTSDAQQALRRTMERFTETCRFIMIANYSGKIIDPLQSRCAPFRFSYLSQVDQNRYLQNIIDKEDIKILDEGYDAIFEVSQGDLRRATNTIQAAASMGKVIDAETVYSVIGHANPEDVNEMLKTAMKGDFLGARKQLRDMIMKYGVAGSDIIKQIHGAVFRSMLPDSWKVTLSEAIGEADFRMVQGADVEVQLSALLARMTEAGQELKRGV